A genomic stretch from Algoriphagus halophilus includes:
- a CDS encoding MBL fold metallo-hydrolase: MDLYVVNTGFFKLDGGAMFGVVPKTLWSRTNAADENNLCTWAMRSLLVVQGNRVVLIDNGIGDKQDAKFFSHYYLHGEDSLKGNLLKLGVHPTDITDNFLTHLHFDHCGGGVGYGSHGQYEMTFPRATYWSNKAHWKWATVPNPREKASFLKENILPMEEMGQLDFVDLEKPSLFEGFDFITVDGHTDKQMLPKIQYKGRTLVFVADLLPSVGHIPLPYVMGYDTRPLLTMDEKAQFLEEAAREKYILFLEHDPVHECCTVKMTEKGVRLDQTFKLHEI; the protein is encoded by the coding sequence ATGGATTTATACGTAGTAAATACCGGTTTTTTTAAGTTGGATGGAGGAGCAATGTTTGGCGTTGTTCCTAAGACCCTTTGGTCAAGGACCAACGCTGCAGATGAGAACAATCTTTGCACCTGGGCAATGAGATCGCTTTTGGTGGTTCAAGGAAACAGGGTGGTATTGATTGATAATGGGATTGGCGATAAACAGGATGCCAAGTTTTTCTCCCATTATTATCTACATGGGGAGGATTCCCTGAAAGGAAATCTATTGAAGTTAGGGGTTCATCCCACTGATATCACGGATAATTTTCTGACACATTTGCATTTTGATCATTGTGGTGGGGGAGTCGGTTATGGTTCCCACGGCCAATATGAAATGACTTTTCCAAGAGCAACCTACTGGTCCAATAAAGCCCATTGGAAATGGGCTACCGTTCCGAATCCCAGGGAGAAAGCATCCTTTTTGAAGGAAAATATCCTACCTATGGAAGAAATGGGTCAACTGGATTTTGTCGATCTGGAAAAACCTTCACTTTTTGAGGGGTTTGACTTTATTACAGTAGATGGGCATACCGACAAACAAATGCTTCCAAAGATCCAATACAAAGGAAGGACTTTGGTCTTTGTGGCAGATTTATTGCCTTCGGTAGGGCATATTCCGTTGCCTTATGTGATGGGATATGATACCAGGCCATTACTAACCATGGATGAGAAAGCCCAATTTTTGGAAGAAGCGGCACGGGAAAAGTATATACTGTTCCTGGAGCATGACCCTGTCCATGAGTGTTGCACCGTTAAAATGACCGAAAAAGGAGTGAGGTTGGATCAAACTTTCAAGCTTCATGAAATCTGA
- a CDS encoding acetyl-CoA carboxylase carboxyltransferase subunit alpha — MVLEFEKPIADLEQKLQEMKDLAQGRNIDLTSDIKSLEEKILTLKKETFQNLTRWQRVQLSRHADRPYALDYIYEITNDFIELHGDRTVADDKAMVGGLGDIDGRTVMFIGQQKGRNTKQRQLRNFGMANPEGYRKALRLMKMAEKFGKPIVTLIDTPGAFPGLEAEERGQGEAIARNLKEMFMLKVPVICIIIGEGASGGALGIAIGDRVMMLENSWYSVISPENCSTILWRSWDYKEQAAESLKLTAKDMKGNGLIDDIIPEPLGGAHKDMKQMSLTLKETIVKALKELDKIKAEKRIEQRIDKFCSMGVVVE, encoded by the coding sequence ATGGTATTAGAATTCGAAAAACCAATAGCTGATTTAGAGCAGAAACTTCAGGAAATGAAGGATTTAGCCCAGGGTAGAAACATAGATTTGACTTCAGATATAAAGTCTTTAGAAGAAAAAATCCTGACTTTGAAAAAAGAAACGTTTCAAAATTTGACCCGCTGGCAGAGAGTTCAGCTTTCAAGACATGCAGATCGACCTTATGCATTAGATTATATCTATGAAATAACCAACGATTTTATTGAGTTACATGGTGACCGCACCGTAGCAGATGATAAAGCAATGGTAGGTGGCTTAGGTGATATAGACGGCAGAACCGTCATGTTTATCGGCCAGCAGAAAGGTAGAAACACAAAACAACGCCAATTGAGAAACTTTGGGATGGCAAATCCCGAGGGGTATAGAAAGGCTTTGCGTCTGATGAAAATGGCTGAAAAATTCGGCAAGCCAATTGTCACACTGATTGATACTCCAGGAGCTTTTCCTGGATTGGAGGCAGAAGAAAGAGGGCAAGGAGAAGCAATTGCCAGAAATTTGAAAGAGATGTTCATGCTGAAAGTCCCTGTGATATGTATTATCATAGGAGAGGGAGCTTCAGGTGGGGCATTGGGGATTGCGATAGGAGATCGGGTGATGATGCTTGAAAACTCATGGTATTCTGTGATTTCCCCGGAAAACTGTTCTACTATTTTGTGGAGAAGCTGGGATTACAAAGAGCAGGCTGCGGAATCTCTGAAGCTGACAGCGAAAGACATGAAAGGGAATGGCTTGATCGATGATATCATTCCAGAGCCTTTAGGCGGAGCTCATAAAGACATGAAACAGATGTCACTCACGTTGAAGGAAACTATTGTGAAGGCATTAAAAGAGCTGGATAAGATCAAAGCAGAAAAAAGAATTGAACAGCGCATCGACAAATTTTGCTCGATGGGCGTAGTAGTTGAGTAA
- a CDS encoding GH92 family glycosyl hydrolase, with protein MTFRILLSLLFLNCISSVNAQEPNSPVDLVYPYVDSSNSRWFFFNSANRPFGMVNLSPDTDIDGAWGSGYRYQSDTIKGFSHIHAWQLSGLSVLPLVNFDLESSKDFGSPFSHANEIVKPGYHQVYLDRYGVKAELTSTLRTGFHRYHFTETGQQQILIRLGGKLGPSQLIDGSITQISPTTYLGTLVNGATSRRPFDTPVFFAIQLNRAVQSHIGWNAKEVSADLEQIKGPDSGLILSFDDRSDELLMKVGISYVSAEQALLNLETENSHWDFDQVKEASFTEWNNYLSRIQVSGGTEKAQRRFYTDLWHALQGRRTISDVNGQYADMTSGKHRIKQIPLDASGKPKFRHFNSDSFWGAQWTLNTLWHLVYPEITEEFVNSMLQYYQDGGLIPRGPSGGNYTYVMTGASSTPFIVSAYQKGIKGFDIEMAYEGLKKNHRPGGIMEKAGYEHKTNLGGGFQYYLKNGYVPWPIPEGRFGAHQDGPSLTLEYAYQDWTLAQLAKALGDQAAYKEFYQRSFNYKNTFDPETGWMRPRNVSGAWKTPFDPYDYNAGFNEANGSQATWFVPHDLEGLAALMGGKDQAIQRLNESFEQAEKQGFTSGTSHSQEAHPEYRRIPINYGNQPSIQTAFIFQKLGRPDLTHYWTRAIVNKVYAELSPDSGYNGDEDQGLMGSLAVLMKIGLFQMNGGTEANPSYQLGSPIFDEVLIHLHPNYYPGKEFTIRTLHNSPNSFYVKSGVFNEQPLKELELTHQEIIQGGTLVLEMSEKAN; from the coding sequence ATGACCTTCCGAATACTACTTAGCCTCCTCTTTTTAAACTGTATTTCTTCCGTAAATGCTCAGGAACCCAACTCTCCTGTGGATTTGGTCTACCCCTATGTGGACAGTAGTAACTCAAGGTGGTTCTTCTTTAATTCGGCTAACCGTCCCTTCGGAATGGTGAATTTAAGCCCAGACACGGATATTGATGGTGCCTGGGGAAGTGGATATAGATACCAAAGCGATACCATCAAAGGTTTTAGCCATATCCATGCCTGGCAATTGTCTGGGTTATCCGTGCTGCCGCTTGTCAATTTTGACCTGGAATCTTCTAAAGATTTCGGCTCCCCTTTTAGCCATGCCAATGAAATCGTAAAGCCGGGATATCATCAGGTATACCTGGATCGATACGGCGTGAAAGCGGAGCTTACATCCACCTTAAGAACCGGTTTCCATAGATATCATTTCACCGAAACGGGCCAACAGCAAATCTTGATCCGTTTGGGAGGAAAGCTTGGGCCTTCCCAACTAATTGATGGATCCATCACACAGATCTCTCCAACCACCTACCTGGGAACCCTTGTCAATGGAGCTACTTCCCGAAGACCATTTGATACACCGGTTTTCTTTGCCATCCAATTGAACAGAGCGGTTCAATCGCATATCGGTTGGAATGCCAAGGAAGTAAGCGCAGACCTGGAACAAATCAAGGGGCCGGATTCCGGACTTATCCTTTCTTTTGATGACCGTTCCGATGAATTGCTGATGAAAGTAGGAATCTCTTATGTCAGTGCGGAGCAGGCCTTGTTGAACCTTGAAACAGAAAACAGCCACTGGGATTTCGATCAGGTAAAGGAAGCATCTTTTACTGAATGGAATAATTACCTGTCCCGAATCCAGGTTTCAGGAGGGACAGAAAAGGCTCAAAGAAGGTTTTACACAGACTTATGGCATGCATTGCAAGGAAGGAGAACCATCAGTGATGTCAATGGCCAATATGCTGACATGACTTCCGGGAAACATCGGATCAAACAGATTCCCTTGGACGCTTCCGGCAAACCGAAGTTCAGGCATTTCAATTCGGATTCATTTTGGGGAGCACAATGGACCCTCAACACACTATGGCATTTGGTCTACCCGGAAATTACGGAGGAGTTTGTCAATTCCATGTTGCAATACTATCAAGATGGAGGATTGATTCCCAGAGGCCCTTCAGGCGGGAACTACACCTATGTCATGACGGGAGCCTCCAGCACTCCTTTTATCGTCAGTGCATATCAAAAAGGAATCAAGGGTTTTGATATTGAAATGGCTTACGAGGGCCTGAAGAAAAACCATCGCCCAGGGGGCATCATGGAAAAAGCCGGGTATGAGCACAAAACCAATTTGGGAGGAGGGTTTCAATACTATTTGAAGAATGGATATGTGCCTTGGCCAATTCCAGAAGGTCGTTTTGGTGCACACCAGGATGGACCAAGCCTTACCTTGGAATATGCCTATCAAGATTGGACGCTGGCTCAATTGGCAAAAGCATTGGGAGACCAAGCCGCCTATAAGGAGTTTTACCAGCGTTCTTTCAACTATAAAAACACATTTGATCCCGAAACAGGCTGGATGAGGCCGAGAAATGTTTCCGGAGCCTGGAAAACTCCATTCGATCCCTATGATTACAATGCAGGGTTCAACGAAGCCAATGGAAGCCAGGCTACTTGGTTTGTACCCCATGATTTAGAGGGGCTGGCAGCACTGATGGGAGGAAAAGACCAGGCCATTCAACGATTAAATGAATCTTTTGAGCAAGCCGAGAAACAAGGGTTTACTTCTGGAACCTCGCATTCCCAGGAAGCTCATCCAGAATATCGAAGAATCCCTATCAATTATGGAAACCAACCTTCCATTCAGACCGCCTTTATTTTTCAAAAATTGGGAAGACCTGATCTGACCCACTATTGGACCAGGGCTATCGTGAACAAAGTATACGCTGAATTAAGTCCTGATTCCGGATACAATGGGGATGAAGACCAGGGCCTCATGGGAAGCCTGGCGGTACTGATGAAAATTGGTCTTTTTCAGATGAATGGTGGCACAGAAGCAAATCCTTCTTACCAACTTGGCAGCCCAATTTTTGATGAGGTGCTCATTCATCTTCATCCCAATTATTATCCTGGCAAGGAATTCACAATCCGCACCTTACATAATAGCCCAAACAGCTTTTATGTAAAATCTGGAGTATTTAATGAGCAGCCACTGAAGGAATTGGAATTGACGCATCAAGAGATCATCCAAGGAGGAACCTTGGTTTTGGAAATGAGTGAGAAGGCGAACTAA
- the galE gene encoding UDP-glucose 4-epimerase GalE encodes MKKILITGGAGYIGSHTAVELVKAGYEPIILDDFSNSNPNVINRLSEILGKDVIYFEGDCNDKEVLESVYAAHAFEGVIHFAAFKAVGESTQFPLKYYQNNVGSLTVLLDFMQQKGVKNIVFSSSCTVYGQPDQLPVTEETPRKDAESPYGNTKKICEDILVDFVKSKAKVRVVSLRYFNPVGAHPSAKIGELPNGTPNNLVPFVTQTAAGIREKITVFGDDYDTVDGSCIRDFIHVMDLANAHVKALAYLEKQADCFYDVFNVGTGNGNSVLEIIKTFEKVNDLKLNYTIGPRRPGDVVKIWADTQKINQVLGWYPQYSLEDSLRDSWNWEKSLSGELA; translated from the coding sequence ATGAAAAAGATTTTAATCACTGGAGGAGCTGGATACATTGGCTCGCATACCGCTGTGGAACTTGTCAAAGCTGGGTATGAGCCCATAATTTTGGACGATTTTTCGAATTCCAATCCAAATGTCATCAACAGATTGTCCGAAATACTCGGAAAAGATGTTATTTATTTCGAAGGAGATTGTAATGACAAAGAGGTTTTGGAAAGCGTTTATGCAGCGCATGCTTTTGAGGGAGTAATCCATTTTGCGGCCTTTAAGGCGGTAGGGGAGAGCACTCAATTTCCGTTGAAGTATTATCAGAATAATGTGGGCTCATTGACTGTTTTACTCGATTTCATGCAGCAAAAGGGAGTCAAAAACATCGTGTTTTCCTCTTCCTGTACCGTGTATGGCCAGCCAGATCAACTTCCGGTTACGGAAGAAACACCGCGCAAAGATGCGGAAAGCCCATATGGCAATACCAAAAAAATCTGTGAAGATATCCTGGTGGATTTTGTGAAAAGTAAGGCGAAAGTGAGAGTGGTTTCCCTCCGCTATTTTAATCCGGTAGGTGCGCACCCCAGTGCGAAAATCGGAGAGCTGCCGAATGGTACCCCAAATAATTTGGTTCCCTTTGTCACCCAAACTGCGGCTGGAATCAGGGAAAAAATCACAGTATTTGGAGATGATTATGATACCGTAGATGGTAGCTGCATCAGGGATTTTATCCATGTGATGGATTTGGCGAATGCCCATGTGAAAGCGTTGGCCTATCTGGAAAAGCAAGCCGATTGCTTTTACGATGTGTTCAATGTGGGAACAGGAAACGGGAACTCCGTTTTGGAGATCATCAAGACCTTCGAAAAGGTCAATGACCTGAAGCTCAATTATACCATTGGTCCAAGAAGACCTGGAGATGTGGTTAAAATCTGGGCGGATACCCAAAAAATCAACCAAGTGTTAGGCTGGTATCCTCAATATTCTTTGGAGGATTCTCTTCGGGATTCCTGGAACTGGGAAAAAAGTTTGAGTGGCGAACTTGCTTAG
- a CDS encoding PKD domain-containing protein, with protein MPKLGRLFLFCILTFLVSLDGYAQLSTLGKEFVLGFMENNNRPNQPDLASVIITANEDSEGMIQAGGKDIPFSLQKGEQFYYEFNNGEDLIHRSSGTVETKAAFISSSGEIAVHAVNQRQRSLDGTVVLPITALGKEYYVTAHADVFGAGQDPGANLNYESTLLILAVENNTEIEIVTSTNTVNTIPANAPLTIFLNAGESYQIKAKGDLTGSRIRVMNSTDGDCKNIAVFGGNKLTSAGDCGTTGDHLFQQAYPVKNWGKSYIHVPLAGRTSGEIVKVLASEDNTEVTVNGGSVGNLDAGEFLKLEFGPKEVVSIESSNPTAVSVLAKSQACNDFNDTFSAQGDPSLITYSDNSQRIKSILFSTPVGDEILKHYANVMVPSEAAGQTVLNGQNVGAEFLPVPGNPGFSYAQLVINEGGNSLSNPEGLIAYAYGDGFISSYGYATGASLENVQFEAESTYDFEVEGDQVACFGKEGVWEIIPDNPMFQSFLWDFGDGTELKSGKEVTHTFEEEGVFEVVVLASTGEGNCDSEEEFKFEVEVKKIEGELIGPSAICLNADEVTYTFENTDNFERVVWEVVDGIELVSTDSTLTVKWDVETQNGSVKAIPYSENGCQGEIQEIQVQVSNDAEPDRPLGPEGICGVLSETVTYTIPFPSDQNTYQWVVTGGTIIDGQGTIEVEVQWEENAPERSLYYESTSLVNSLCAGISQVLDVFIYPEFEVSISEKLSPACPGESNGSIVLDPQGGSGNYQVEWSHDPLLESFSAFNLSQGTYEVKIKDLSGCGEEVLMIELEDLEPLSLLDEPLTNEVSCHDAADGSYQLRVSGGTPPYEVEGQQSEWDGAFLKVTGLPKGPFSHTILDSRSCSIPVEGIIEGPDPLTLTFNEISPSCPGGGDGVLEVIPAGGVAPYEIIWDNGLNGAIIDGLSSGEFSVTVTDANGCVVTGSGVIQPSKPQVRMPSGFLPSEGVYEPISNCPITYLLLIWDRWGQLIYSGNEGWNGELKGTSVDSGVFTYKITYEFSLENGVGSDSETGTFTLIR; from the coding sequence TAGGAGTTCCGGCACGGTTGAAACCAAAGCCGCATTTATTTCCTCCTCAGGAGAGATTGCAGTACATGCTGTAAACCAAAGGCAACGCAGTCTGGATGGAACGGTGGTGTTACCCATCACGGCATTGGGGAAGGAATATTATGTGACAGCACATGCCGATGTTTTTGGAGCAGGCCAAGATCCCGGGGCAAACTTGAATTATGAGAGTACACTGTTGATTTTGGCGGTGGAAAACAATACAGAGATTGAAATTGTGACTTCCACGAATACCGTCAATACCATTCCGGCCAATGCTCCTTTAACCATATTCCTGAATGCAGGAGAGAGTTACCAAATCAAAGCCAAAGGGGATTTGACAGGTTCCCGGATCAGGGTGATGAATAGCACGGATGGAGATTGTAAAAATATTGCAGTTTTTGGAGGGAATAAGTTGACCAGTGCTGGGGATTGTGGAACCACTGGTGATCATTTGTTTCAACAGGCTTATCCTGTAAAAAATTGGGGGAAATCCTATATCCATGTTCCCTTGGCAGGAAGGACATCGGGAGAAATTGTGAAGGTGCTGGCTTCTGAAGATAATACCGAGGTAACTGTCAATGGTGGTTCGGTGGGCAACCTGGACGCCGGTGAATTTTTGAAACTGGAGTTTGGTCCCAAAGAAGTGGTATCTATTGAATCCTCCAACCCAACAGCTGTTTCTGTTTTGGCGAAAAGCCAAGCTTGTAATGATTTTAATGACACCTTCTCAGCACAGGGAGATCCATCGTTAATCACCTATAGTGATAACAGCCAGAGGATCAAGTCCATTCTATTCTCCACTCCTGTTGGAGATGAAATTTTAAAGCACTATGCCAATGTGATGGTCCCTTCAGAGGCAGCAGGCCAAACGGTTTTGAATGGCCAAAATGTGGGAGCTGAATTTCTTCCCGTACCTGGAAACCCAGGTTTTAGCTATGCCCAATTGGTCATCAATGAAGGAGGGAATTCCCTGTCCAATCCAGAAGGCCTGATAGCCTATGCCTATGGAGATGGTTTTATTTCCTCTTATGGATACGCAACCGGAGCTAGTTTGGAAAATGTTCAGTTTGAAGCAGAATCCACCTACGATTTTGAGGTAGAAGGGGATCAGGTTGCTTGTTTTGGGAAGGAAGGAGTTTGGGAAATCATACCGGATAATCCGATGTTCCAATCATTTCTTTGGGATTTTGGAGATGGAACTGAATTGAAATCCGGAAAAGAAGTGACCCATACTTTTGAAGAAGAGGGAGTGTTTGAGGTAGTGGTTTTGGCATCTACCGGCGAAGGGAATTGTGACAGTGAGGAAGAGTTTAAGTTTGAAGTGGAGGTGAAAAAAATCGAAGGGGAACTGATCGGTCCCAGTGCCATATGCCTCAATGCCGATGAAGTGACTTATACCTTTGAAAACACGGATAATTTTGAAAGAGTAGTATGGGAAGTGGTCGATGGAATTGAATTGGTGAGTACTGATTCTACCCTCACGGTAAAGTGGGACGTGGAAACCCAAAATGGATCCGTAAAAGCCATTCCTTATTCAGAAAATGGTTGTCAAGGAGAGATCCAAGAAATCCAAGTGCAGGTTTCCAATGATGCTGAACCTGATAGGCCTTTAGGTCCCGAGGGGATTTGTGGGGTATTGTCCGAGACAGTGACTTATACTATTCCCTTTCCTTCCGATCAAAATACCTATCAATGGGTGGTAACAGGAGGAACTATTATAGATGGGCAGGGTACCATCGAAGTGGAGGTGCAATGGGAGGAGAATGCCCCAGAGAGAAGTTTGTATTATGAATCCACCAGTTTGGTCAATTCCTTATGTGCCGGGATTTCGCAAGTGTTGGACGTATTCATATACCCTGAATTTGAAGTAAGTATCTCTGAAAAATTATCCCCTGCTTGCCCGGGAGAATCGAATGGCTCCATTGTGTTGGATCCTCAAGGTGGTTCTGGAAATTACCAGGTGGAGTGGAGTCATGATCCATTGTTGGAATCCTTTAGTGCTTTCAATCTTTCCCAGGGAACATACGAAGTAAAAATCAAGGATTTATCCGGCTGTGGGGAAGAGGTATTGATGATTGAACTGGAAGATTTGGAGCCTTTGAGTCTTCTTGATGAACCCCTTACCAATGAAGTAAGCTGCCATGATGCAGCAGATGGATCGTATCAATTGAGGGTTTCGGGTGGGACACCCCCTTATGAGGTGGAAGGTCAGCAATCAGAATGGGATGGAGCGTTTTTGAAAGTGACGGGCTTGCCAAAAGGGCCATTCTCCCATACCATCCTCGATTCGAGGTCCTGCAGCATACCAGTGGAAGGGATCATTGAGGGTCCAGATCCGTTGACGCTTACGTTCAATGAAATCAGCCCAAGTTGCCCAGGAGGTGGGGATGGTGTGTTGGAAGTAATTCCCGCTGGAGGAGTAGCTCCCTATGAAATAATATGGGACAATGGTTTGAACGGGGCGATCATTGACGGCCTGTCCTCAGGGGAGTTTTCTGTCACTGTTACTGATGCCAATGGTTGTGTGGTGACCGGAAGCGGGGTCATACAGCCTTCCAAACCCCAGGTTCGGATGCCCTCGGGATTTTTGCCATCTGAGGGGGTGTATGAGCCCATTTCCAATTGCCCGATTACCTATTTACTGTTGATTTGGGACCGATGGGGGCAATTGATTTATTCCGGAAATGAGGGCTGGAATGGGGAATTGAAAGGCACTTCTGTGGATTCCGGGGTATTTACCTATAAAATCACCTATGAATTTTCCTTGGAAAATGGGGTAGGATCCGATTCTGAAACAGGAACCTTCACCTTAATCCGTTGA